The stretch of DNA GATTGCACTGCGCGTTTTGGACCCACCGATCCGACTCTATGGGTTGGCGGCTTATGCACTGACGGCAACATTTTTTCCCAATCTTAGCGCGTCGCTCTCCGGATTATGGACCGATCTGGTCGATTGGCGTTTCGTGTTCTGGCAGGCTGTTCCGCTCTGTTCCGTGGCGGCGGTTATGCTATGGTATGGCATTCCATCGGAGCTCCCGAAATACGCGCGATTCAAGATTTTCGATTGGCGCGGCGCTTTCCTGATTTTGGTCGGCATGGGTGCGCTCTCCACCCTGCTGCAACAAGGTGATCGTTTCGATTGGTTCAACAGTCCTACTATCTGTATTCTGGCGCTTATCGGCTTCGGGGGCGTGCCGCTTTTCGTTATCAACGAATGGTATCATCCACTGCCGCTTTTCAAATTCCAGCTTTTGAAGCGGCGCAATTTCGCCTACGGTGCCACGACGCTGCTTATTTTCGTCGTCATCGCGCTTTCATCCTCCACCTTACCGGCGGATTTCTTAAGGGAAGTAGCGGGTTACCGCCCGGAGCAAGCTTATCTGGTGACGCTAGAAGTCGCTTGCATGCAGCTTGTGATGCTTCCTGCCATGGCAGTGGTTCTGAATCAGGAATGGGTGGATAGCCGCGTTGTCAGCCTGATCGGCATGACCTTTATGCTGGCAGCATGCATCGGCGATAGTTTTCTGACTTCGGTATGGAACAGGAATGAATTCTATCTTTGGCAGTTCTGTCAGGGATTGGGTGAATCGATGATCGTAATGCCGCTTTTAATGATGTCCACGAACGCTCTTCTCCCGGCGGAAGGGCCGTTTGCGGCGGCCATGGTCAACACGCCCCGCGCTATCGCGGAAACCATTGGCATCTGGATGGTACAACTCATCCATCGCTGGCGGGGAAGCTTGCATTCGGACCGCATCACCGATCAGATCGGGCGTAATCGCTATCGTCTCTATCAGGCGAACAATCCGGCATGGCAACATCCCGCGCCGCTCAAGCCGGATGGTAGCCTGCGCTCGCAAGACTCTTTGATCGAGTTCAAGGCGCAAGTCGCCAAACAGACCGCAGTGCTGACCTTGAGCGACTCATTCATGGTAATTGCGGCAATCGTCGTTTTCCTCATGGTCTGGGTTTTAGTAGTGCCGCAGCGTACTTACCCGCCGCGCATTAATTTCATACAAAAATGATTGCTCTCGATGTCTTCTGAAAAATCTGACGAGGAAAAAAAGGCCTCGCCGAAATGGCCCTTCTTTATCGCAGGCCTTATCGTCCTCACATTCTCAGGCATTGTATTGGCAATTATTTTCGTGCCGTCTCGCGAGGTCTGGACGAACGACGCCTATGTTACTGCCCATTATTCGACAATCGCCCCGCGCATTTCAGGACAAGTGATTGCCGTCGATGTGGACGACAACCAGCCTGTCAAAGCAGGGCAAGTTCTCGCAAGACTGGACCCGCGAGATTACCAAACGACGCTCGATCGCGATAAAGCCAATCTCGCGCATGACAAGGCACTCGCTCTAGACGCTCAGGCAGCGGTCGATCGGCAACCGGCAATCATCGATGAAAACGTGGCAGAAGCCGCGCGCATCTCGGCGCAGCTTACCTATGCCGAGCAAAATGCCCTTCGTTATCGCAACCTATCTCAAACGGGAGCCGGCTCGACGCAGGAACGGCAACAGAGTGATGCTTCTTTGCGAGAGATGGAAGCCAATTTGCGCGGAACTCAAGCACAGATCGCAGCGGCACGTGCGCAAGTGCCGATCTTGCGCGCACAGCATAATGCGGCGCTGGAAACCATTCGTCTGGACGAAGCGCAACTGCATCAAGCTGAACTGAATCTCTCCTATACACATATTCTTGCGCCGATGGACGGCATGGTGGGCGAGCGAAACGTGCAGGTGGGAAATTACGTCTCGCCCGGCACGGCACTCATGGCGGTTGTGCCGATGCATGAACTCTGGATCATGGCGAATTATCGCGAACTGGCACTGCGACATATGCGCCCCGGTCAACCGGTACGTATTCATGTAGATGCTTACAATATCGACCTTGATGGCATCGTCGATAGCGTGCCACCGGCTTCGGGAGCAGCTTTTTCTCCTATCGCGCCTGAAAACGCGACGGGCAATTTCACCAAGATCGTCCAACGCCTTCCGGTTAAAATCGTGCTAAAATCCGGGCAGCCACTGGCTAATCTTTTACGCATGGGATTCTCGGTCGAAACCAGCGTCGACACGGGATTTGAAAACGTCGTCGGCGAGCAGCAGAACACACATGCTGAAATTACGGCCAAATGAGCTTCCTCAAACAACTAAGCCTAATAACCAGTATCGGCGTGCTGGCTGGCTGTACGGTCGGCCCTGATTTCCGCAAACCGATCGTCGCGGCCCCCAATCATTGGGGAGAAGAACCGCAAGATGTGGCAAGCCACACTTATGGCGGCCAAATCGATGCTTCCTGGTGGCGTGGTTTCAACGATCCTGAATTGAACAGTCTCGTAGAGCGTCTCGGGCGGCAGAATTTGGAATTGCAGCGCGGCTTGCAGCGTATCGTGCAGGCTCAATCCCAAATCCGCATTGCGGCTTCGCAAGGTTTACCGAGCCTCAATTGGGCGGGTTCCTATACTTACACCCATCAAAGCGAAAGCGGTTTTATTTCTTTGGTACAGCCGCGACCCGGCGCGCCGAACGAATATAATTTCTTCCAGAATACGCTGAGCGCATCATGGGATTTGGATTTGTTCGGCCAAGTTCGGCGCGCCACGGAAACACAAAGAGCTAATCGGGAAGCGGCAATCGAAGCACGACACGGCATTGCGCTCAGCACCGTCTCGACCCTGGCGGATACATACATGCAGTTACGCGGTGTGCAGGAGCAGATCGCCATCACGGAGCGCAATCTGGCTGTTACGCAACACGATCTCAAATTGGTACAGGATCGTTTCGGCAACGGCGTCGGCACGATATTGGACTTAGCCCAAGCCCGAGCGCAGGTTGCAAGCACGGCGGCCGCTCTGCCGCCCTTACATAATTCGGAAAGCCAACTGATCAACGCCATCGGCTTATTGCTGGCCGAACCGCCGCGTGCACTGACAGGCGAATTGACGCCGCGCAAAACGCAGCCTCCTGTACCGCCGCAGGTGCCGGTGGGTGTGCCAAGCGAGTTAGCGAGGCGGCGTCCCGATATTCGCGAGGCCGAAGCGCGGCTCCACGCGGCAACGGCGGAGATTGGTGTCGCGACGGCGGCATTTTATCCCGATATCACGCTGACTGGCCAAATGGGCACGCAAACGCTTTCCGCGGCGGATTTCTTTGCACTTCCGGCACGGCAATTTGCGAATGGGCCAACCTTAAGCGTGCCGCTCTTCGAAGGGGGGCGTTTGCGTGGTACGCTCAACCTTCGAAAAGCCCAGCAGAAGGAAGCCGTGCTGGCTTTTCATCAGGCAGTGCTCAATGCGTGGAACGAGGTCGATAACACTTTGACAGCCTATGCCCAGGCGCAGCGCCAAAGAGTGCAAACGCTAGAAGCCCTAATGCAGGATCGGCAAGCGCTTACAGCAGCGCAGCAACGCTATCGCGAGGGGGCGGTTAATTTTCTAGAAGTCGATAATGCAGAAAGCGCCGCCCTGGCCAGCGAGGCGGCATTGGCCGCCAATCAGACCACGATCGAAACGAATTTGATTGCGCTCTACCGGGCACTCGGCGGCGGATGGGAATACGCTGAAAATCCGCAGAATTCCGATAGAAAAAATATTTAAAAAGAACTATTTATAGCTTAATTATAATATCTCCTTTGAAGTTGGTATGACCGGACGTTCTCATATGCTGATCGGCGCGGCGACGGCAATCGCGGCATGCGCCGGACATTGGTTGGTTTTCAGCCCGGCAACGATATTCGCCGCCATATTCGGTAGCCTGTTGCCCGATCTGGATACGGAACGCTCCATGCTCGGTTGTCGTGTCCGCTGGCTTTCCAGACGGTTTGCCGCCGCCTTTGGGCATCGGACAGTGACGCATTCTTTTTTCGTGCCGCTCGTCGGGGCGCTCATGGTTTGGCATTTCGAAGGTCTGGCGGCATTACGCGGTTTCTGGGGCGCGATATGGCTAGGATATGCCAGCCATATCGCCGCCGATCTGCCGACGGGCGGATGCTGGGCGCTTTACCCTCTCAGCAACCGAAGATTGGCTTTTTGGCCCTATGCGCGCACCGGCGGCATACAGGAAGCGGTTCTACTTATGATAAGCCTGGGCCTGCTTATGGCTCTGGCGTTCGTATGGACAGGGCAGGTTCAGCATGTTCATTTACCGCGCAACATTGCTTCTATGGCGTGAGCGCAATAAGACCTGTCAGCAACGATGTTCCCGCTGGCTGGAGAAATAAATGTCCGTTGCCGACCGTTTGCCCATTCGCCGCGCATTACTGTCTGTTTCCGATAAATCCGGGCTGATCGAACTTGGCCGCGCCCTGGCGGAAAAAGGCGCGCAGCTTCTCTCTACCGGTGGATCGGCCAAGGCACTGCGCGAGGCCGGACTGACGGTGACCGACGTTTCCGAACATACCGGATTTCCTGAAATACTGGATGGTCGCGTCAAAACGCTGGTCCCGCAAATTCATGGTGGCATTCTTGGCCGCCGCGACCTTCCGGCGCATGTGGCGCAGATGCAAGAACATGATATCGCACCGATCGATCTGGTGTGCGTCAATCTGTATCCTTTCGCCGCTACCGTCGCCTCCGGCGCGGGACCGGAAGATTGCATCGAGAACATCGATATCGGCGGCCCAGCGCTTATCCGCGCTGCAGCGAAGAATCACGCGCATGTGGCGATCTTGACGGAGCCTGCACAATATGCAGCGCTGATCGACATGCTGAACGCAGGGGGCACCACGCTGGAAGCACGCCGGAACTGGGCGGGGGCCGCTTATGCCCACACGGCGGCCTATGATGCCATGATCGCTGCCTGGTTCGCGCGCCAAGAGGGCGAGATTTTCCCACCGACGATGACCTTGACCGGCACACGCCGCGAGTTGCTGCGTTATGGTGAAAACCCGCATCAGAAAGCGGCATTCTACGTCAACGGAGAAAAGCGGGCAGGGATCGCAACGGCTACCCAGGTTCAAGGCAAGGCGCTCAGCTACAACAATCTTAATGATACCGACGCGGCGTTCGAAGCTGTGGCCGAGTTCGAGGAACCGACGGTCGTTATCGTCAAGCATGCCAACCCTTGTGGCGTCGCAACTGCGCAAAGCCTGAGTGATGCCTGGGATGCCGCCTTGAAGTGCGATCCCGTCTCCGCTTTTGGCGGCATCGTCGCACTGAACCGCAAGTTGGACGCCGCCACGGCGGAGAAGATTTCCGCGATCTTCACCGAAGTGATTGTGGCACCGGATGCCGAAGACGCCGCTAAGGAAATTCTGGCGAAAAAGAAGAATCTGCGTCTGCTGCTGACGGGCAGCGTGCCTGCGCCGGATGCGGAGGGTTTAGCCTTCCGTTCCGTTGCGGGTGGTTTCCTGGCTCAAAATCGTGATGCCGGTCGCGTGACGCGCGCGGATTTGCGCGTGGTGACGACACGCGCGCCGACGGAAGCGGAAATGGCGGACCTGCTCTTTGCCTTCCACGTCGCAAAGCACGTTAAATCCAATGCCGTGATTTATGCCAAGAATGGCGCGACGGTTGGTATCGGAGCAGGCCAGATGTCGCGCGTCGATTCCGCACGCATCGCGGCGCGTAAAAGCGAAGATGCAGCGCAGCAGGCGGGTGAAAGCGCACCTTTGACACAAGGTTCCGTCGCCGCATCGGATGCTTTCTTCCCATTTGCCGATGGATTGGAAAGTGTCGTGGCGGCAGGCGCGATCGCGGTGATACAGCCGGGTGGTTCTATCCGCGATCAAGAAGTGATCGACGCGGCGGATCGCGCGGGCATTGCCATGGTGTTTACTGGTATGCGTCATTTCCGGCATTAATAGCCGGGCATAAAAGGAGATATGAGAACGATGCGACGGTTCTTACGGCTTGCGGTTCTAGGCGGAGCGGTTGTAGCAGCTCCGACACTGGCGTCGGCAAAGCCTTCCACCACGGCGAAACCCGCTGCGGCTGCTTCCGTAGGATCGAATTGCGTGTTCGATATCGCGTCCTTGCCGACTTTGGGCGGAACGATCGAGCGCCTGCTGCCCGGTTCACAGGGCGATGCGATCGGCGCCATTTTGCAAGATGGTTCCGAAGTCGTGATGCCGCCCGGCTTGGCGGCTCAGGATCACGATCTTCGTGCGGGTGCACGGCTCTCTGTCAAAGGCTTGTGGTCCGCGCCGCTCCGACTGGTGCGCGCTTTCGCGCTGAGCGGCACGCCCTCGCTCTGCGCTTCGCCCATGCCGGAAATGGTCACGGCTGCTCCGCCCGCCAGCGCCGAAGGGACTGTCGCGCGTTTACTGCATGACGGAGACGGCGCGGTAAATGGCGCGTTGTTACAGGATGGAACGGTTATTCGGGTTCCCGCAGCAGGCGCACGCACGCCTTACCTCAAGATAGGAGCCGTGCTGTATGCCGATGGCACGGGCTATAATACGGCATACGGCAAGTTGGTGATGGCTTCGAGCCTTGGCCCGAACCGTTCTCAGGCCATCCGCATTTCGGACGAACCGCCCGTTCCGCGTGGTGCGCCTCCGGGTTCCGCTGGTTACGACCACATTAGCGGCAGCGTCAGCGGACCGGAATAACAGCTCCGTTAAAGGGCATCGGAAGAAAGAATGGCGCTGGCAAGGCTCGGCGCCAGGGGGAGCAGCGGCGCGATCGTCGATTGATAGGCATGATAAAGATCGCCTTTACCTGGGTAAACCGTTTCAGTTGGCGTTCCGTTGGGGCCGACTTCGTTAAACCAACTGCCCTTCTTTCGATCGATCAGAACGTTATCGACATAGTTCCAAATCGTCCGATACCATTTCTCATAACCGCGATGGCCTGTGCGTTTCAGCAGGTTGACGGCGGCAGTAATGGCTTCCGCCTGCACCCAATGCGCCCTTGCCGGAACTTTCGGGCGACGGTCCCAATCGATCGTATAGAGAATGCCAGGCTGTCCGTCTGCCGCCCAGCCATATTTCAGGCCACTTTCAAAAAGACCATGCGCATCGCGCAACATCCAATCCGGTGCAATGCCATCGGCGCGTAGAAGGGCGGCTTCCAGCTTCAGCGTCAGGTGCGACCACTCCATGAAATGTCCCGGCGTCATGCCGAAAGGCCGAAGTTCATCGGTGGGCCGATCGATATTGTAATCGCGCAGTAAATGCCATTGCCGGTCGAAATGTTCCGGCATGGTGTGGCCATGCCGCGCGGCAATCTCATGCACAAAGCGGGTCACGATGCGTTGGGCGCGATTGAGCCATTTCCGGTCGCCCGTCACATCGGACAGCGCAAGGCATGATTCGGTCGAGTGCATGTTGCTGTTTGCACCACGATAATCTTCTTCATCCGACCAATCGAAAGCAAAGCTTTCACGCATTACGCCTTCATCTTCGGACCAGAACTGCCGCTCCAAAATCGCCGTGCTGCCTTCCAGAAGCTCTCGCCCACCTTCGACACCAAGGCGCACCGCTGAAGAGCCAGCAAGGGCGACGAACGCGTGATAATAAGCCTGTTTGCGGCCATGAGGCGCGGAAGGAGCTTCCAACCAACCATCGTGCTCATGATCGCGCAAAGGGCCGAGCAAGGCGCGTACGCCGTGCTCGACCATCGGTTCCGTGCCTGGGATGCCCTGCAGTGCAGCCAGCGCATAGGCATGGGTCATGCGTGCGGTAAGAATACCGTCCGGCTCTGCGTCATTCGGCAGATTACCTTCGAGGTCGAGCGGTCCGAAACCCGCCGGCATTTTTGAATTCTTGGAAAAGTTCAGGAGTTCCAAACCTTCTGCGCCGAGCCAGGCGTGATGAGCGGGCAGGCGTAACCAGGAAGTGGTCGGCAGTAGGGCAGGAGTAAGCAGGTCGGCCATAAAAAAGAGGCTCCAGGGGTCATGAAATGCAAAACGTGCAAGTCACACGTTTTGCATCGCCCGAAGTTGCCTTCCTTCACGCAAGCGCGATCATTGAGGATGAAGAACGTTACCCAGATAATCGGCGCGAACTTGGGAGACATGCGCCCGAAGAACAGGGTCGGACAGCATATGCGTGCCAGGCAATAAAAGAAGATCGTAGCGTTTTCCGGCACGCAGAAGAGCCTGCGTCAGCTTCATGCTGTTTTCGAAATAAACGTTGTCATCCGTAATGCCGTGCATGAGAAGGAGCGGTTGTTTAAGTTGTGCGGCATAGGTCAGAACATTGCTCTGGCGGTAACCGTTCGGATCGTTTTGCGGCGTGTTGAGGTAACGCTCCGTATAAGCGGTGTCGTAATCGGCGAAATCGACCGGCGGCGCACCTGCGACGCCGACTTTGAAGAAATCCGGCCGTCGGATCGTGGCCATAGCGGTAAAGTAACCACCGAAGGACCAGCCGAACACACCGACATTTGTCAGATCGAGTTCTTTATATCGCGCGCCTAATGCTTGAAGCCCAGCAATCTGGTCCTCCAACGGCGCATCGATCAGGTTGTTTTTCGTCGCGCGTTCGAAGTCGTGATCGCGCCCAGGCGTGCCGCGCCCATCCAGGGAGGCGACGATATAACCTTGATTGGCCAAACACTGCTCCTCGGCATAGCTGGCAGGCGTATGATTAACCTGTTTGAAACCTGGCCCCGCATAAACGGAGAGCACGACCGGATAACGATGCGCCGGATCGAAATTATCCGGACGGATCAGAACGGCATCCAAGGAGCGGGAACCGGCATGCGTGAATTCGGTATGGATATGCCACGGCAGTGGTTCAGCCACGCTTGGAAGCTCTGCAACGATATGCCCCGACGTATCACGCAACAAAGTCTGGCGGCGGCCTTCGGCGCTATTGAACGCGTCCACGAACACATCGTGCTGATCTTTGGTAAAGCGCGCCGTGTGATGGCCCGCTTCGATTGCCAATGACGTGGTTTTTCCAGAATCTAAATCGAGACGGTAAAGCTTTCTGTCGATCCGTCCGGCATCCGAGGCGATGACGGCGTTATTTCCGTTAACGTCCACCAGCGCCAAAAACGGCAATCCGTCCTTCGTAAGAGTCTGTTTCAAACGGCCATCAGATCCGTGTCGTTCCAGCTGCCAGGACAGACCACGTTGAGCCGCCCAAAGAAAATCGCCACCGGGTAGGGCGTAAGGCAGATCCAAGCCTCCCGTACGTTCCATGGGCGTCAGATCGAGCCAATCCTTGTCTTGGTCTTCCAAGATAAGGCGCGTCTTCCCACTCCGCAGATCGACCGAAAGCAGATCTTCCCGCGTTTGGTCACGATTGAGAACGACTAGGAATAATCCGCCATCGCGACGCCAGACGACGCGCCCAAGATATGGAAAAGCGACGTGATCCCATTGCACCCAACGCGACTGACCGCCCTGGGCGGAAACAAGGCCGAGCTTGACGTCCGCGTTATTCGTTCCGGCTCTTGGATAGCGAAATTCCACCGGTGATGTCTGAGGATTTTCCGGATTGGCGATGAAATGTCTCTCGACCTTGCGGCTATCGGCTTCCTCGAAAAGCACTGTCGAACCGTCTGGCGACCACCAAGCGCCATCTGGCCTTTGCAATTCCTCCGCGGCGGCAAACTCCGCCAGACCATGCGTCACAAGCTCCGAACCGCCCGTTGTCAGGCGGGTCGCGCGCCCGGATTTGAGGTCGATATTATATAGATCGTCCTGATGAACGGCAGCAAGGTGGGTGCCGTCCAGCGAAAGGCGTGGGGCAATCCACTCTCCGGCGATAGGCGTGACTTTGCCGGTTTGCGTATCGATTTGAAGAAGTTTTCCGCCCTGAGACGCGATCAGCCGACGATTATCGGAAGCCAGGTCGAAATCCGTGATTCCGGTCATGGACTGGCGGGCACGTTCCCGGCGCGCTTTTTCTTCGACCGATAGGTTGTCATCGCTCTTTGCGTCCGGCGCGGCGAGTTCCGTCAACGCATGCGTATGAACGTCGAAGCGATACAAGTGCAAGGCCGTATCGTGTGGGCCACTACGGAGGAAGAAAATATTCTGACCATCCGGAGCAACCTGCGCATGAAGAGGGAGGCCTAACGTGCCATTGCGTGTATCGGCGAGCGTTGCAAAACAAGCGGCACGCTGAGATTGCGCTTTTGCTGGCGTAGTGGTTCCAAGAACGGTAGCAAGCGTAACTGTAAAAAGAACGGAACTCGTGAGTTTCATTACAAACCCTAATATTTCATCTAACATATCGAATGTGTAATTTTTTTAAGCGAGTGGCAACGTTATTTTATTTTTCTTCTCGACTTTAAAATGGAAGTACTACCAACCGTTTCAATATAATATTTATATTGATGATTTTTTACAAAAATATTACCTATTAATTCAATTAACACATTAATCAGTGCTTGGGTGTTTTATGGTGCATTTAAGTGCAAAACGATTTCTACTAATATTTATTATCACCATATCCGCCATCTACATTATTAGTTATCTGCGCCTACCTTTTGAGGATCATGACACGCTTCTGTATGTCATCATCGGACGAGCGCTCATCAATAACCATATCCT from Kozakia baliensis encodes:
- a CDS encoding AGE family epimerase/isomerase; this translates as MADLLTPALLPTTSWLRLPAHHAWLGAEGLELLNFSKNSKMPAGFGPLDLEGNLPNDAEPDGILTARMTHAYALAALQGIPGTEPMVEHGVRALLGPLRDHEHDGWLEAPSAPHGRKQAYYHAFVALAGSSAVRLGVEGGRELLEGSTAILERQFWSEDEGVMRESFAFDWSDEEDYRGANSNMHSTESCLALSDVTGDRKWLNRAQRIVTRFVHEIAARHGHTMPEHFDRQWHLLRDYNIDRPTDELRPFGMTPGHFMEWSHLTLKLEAALLRADGIAPDWMLRDAHGLFESGLKYGWAADGQPGILYTIDWDRRPKVPARAHWVQAEAITAAVNLLKRTGHRGYEKWYRTIWNYVDNVLIDRKKGSWFNEVGPNGTPTETVYPGKGDLYHAYQSTIAPLLPLAPSLASAILSSDAL
- a CDS encoding HlyD family secretion protein, giving the protein MPSREVWTNDAYVTAHYSTIAPRISGQVIAVDVDDNQPVKAGQVLARLDPRDYQTTLDRDKANLAHDKALALDAQAAVDRQPAIIDENVAEAARISAQLTYAEQNALRYRNLSQTGAGSTQERQQSDASLREMEANLRGTQAQIAAARAQVPILRAQHNAALETIRLDEAQLHQAELNLSYTHILAPMDGMVGERNVQVGNYVSPGTALMAVVPMHELWIMANYRELALRHMRPGQPVRIHVDAYNIDLDGIVDSVPPASGAAFSPIAPENATGNFTKIVQRLPVKIVLKSGQPLANLLRMGFSVETSVDTGFENVVGEQQNTHAEITAK
- a CDS encoding metal-dependent hydrolase codes for the protein MTGRSHMLIGAATAIAACAGHWLVFSPATIFAAIFGSLLPDLDTERSMLGCRVRWLSRRFAAAFGHRTVTHSFFVPLVGALMVWHFEGLAALRGFWGAIWLGYASHIAADLPTGGCWALYPLSNRRLAFWPYARTGGIQEAVLLMISLGLLMALAFVWTGQVQHVHLPRNIASMA
- the purH gene encoding bifunctional phosphoribosylaminoimidazolecarboxamide formyltransferase/IMP cyclohydrolase, which encodes MSVADRLPIRRALLSVSDKSGLIELGRALAEKGAQLLSTGGSAKALREAGLTVTDVSEHTGFPEILDGRVKTLVPQIHGGILGRRDLPAHVAQMQEHDIAPIDLVCVNLYPFAATVASGAGPEDCIENIDIGGPALIRAAAKNHAHVAILTEPAQYAALIDMLNAGGTTLEARRNWAGAAYAHTAAYDAMIAAWFARQEGEIFPPTMTLTGTRRELLRYGENPHQKAAFYVNGEKRAGIATATQVQGKALSYNNLNDTDAAFEAVAEFEEPTVVIVKHANPCGVATAQSLSDAWDAALKCDPVSAFGGIVALNRKLDAATAEKISAIFTEVIVAPDAEDAAKEILAKKKNLRLLLTGSVPAPDAEGLAFRSVAGGFLAQNRDAGRVTRADLRVVTTRAPTEAEMADLLFAFHVAKHVKSNAVIYAKNGATVGIGAGQMSRVDSARIAARKSEDAAQQAGESAPLTQGSVAASDAFFPFADGLESVVAAGAIAVIQPGGSIRDQEVIDAADRAGIAMVFTGMRHFRH
- a CDS encoding S9 family peptidase, whose product is MKLTSSVLFTVTLATVLGTTTPAKAQSQRAACFATLADTRNGTLGLPLHAQVAPDGQNIFFLRSGPHDTALHLYRFDVHTHALTELAAPDAKSDDNLSVEEKARRERARQSMTGITDFDLASDNRRLIASQGGKLLQIDTQTGKVTPIAGEWIAPRLSLDGTHLAAVHQDDLYNIDLKSGRATRLTTGGSELVTHGLAEFAAAEELQRPDGAWWSPDGSTVLFEEADSRKVERHFIANPENPQTSPVEFRYPRAGTNNADVKLGLVSAQGGQSRWVQWDHVAFPYLGRVVWRRDGGLFLVVLNRDQTREDLLSVDLRSGKTRLILEDQDKDWLDLTPMERTGGLDLPYALPGGDFLWAAQRGLSWQLERHGSDGRLKQTLTKDGLPFLALVDVNGNNAVIASDAGRIDRKLYRLDLDSGKTTSLAIEAGHHTARFTKDQHDVFVDAFNSAEGRRQTLLRDTSGHIVAELPSVAEPLPWHIHTEFTHAGSRSLDAVLIRPDNFDPAHRYPVVLSVYAGPGFKQVNHTPASYAEEQCLANQGYIVASLDGRGTPGRDHDFERATKNNLIDAPLEDQIAGLQALGARYKELDLTNVGVFGWSFGGYFTAMATIRRPDFFKVGVAGAPPVDFADYDTAYTERYLNTPQNDPNGYRQSNVLTYAAQLKQPLLLMHGITDDNVYFENSMKLTQALLRAGKRYDLLLLPGTHMLSDPVLRAHVSQVRADYLGNVLHPQ
- a CDS encoding MFS transporter; this translates as MDERKKSYFGLVGVIALAMATELNEQVSEQSLPDVMGGLGLSHDPATWFNSLYISAEVIGMSLGPWLGITFTLRRFSVFVAHLAMISAALIPLTQNLTLLYGLRIIEGLAGGFAVPLLMTIALRVLDPPIRLYGLAAYALTATFFPNLSASLSGLWTDLVDWRFVFWQAVPLCSVAAVMLWYGIPSELPKYARFKIFDWRGAFLILVGMGALSTLLQQGDRFDWFNSPTICILALIGFGGVPLFVINEWYHPLPLFKFQLLKRRNFAYGATTLLIFVVIALSSSTLPADFLREVAGYRPEQAYLVTLEVACMQLVMLPAMAVVLNQEWVDSRVVSLIGMTFMLAACIGDSFLTSVWNRNEFYLWQFCQGLGESMIVMPLLMMSTNALLPAEGPFAAAMVNTPRAIAETIGIWMVQLIHRWRGSLHSDRITDQIGRNRYRLYQANNPAWQHPAPLKPDGSLRSQDSLIEFKAQVAKQTAVLTLSDSFMVIAAIVVFLMVWVLVVPQRTYPPRINFIQK
- a CDS encoding efflux transporter outer membrane subunit, coding for MSFLKQLSLITSIGVLAGCTVGPDFRKPIVAAPNHWGEEPQDVASHTYGGQIDASWWRGFNDPELNSLVERLGRQNLELQRGLQRIVQAQSQIRIAASQGLPSLNWAGSYTYTHQSESGFISLVQPRPGAPNEYNFFQNTLSASWDLDLFGQVRRATETQRANREAAIEARHGIALSTVSTLADTYMQLRGVQEQIAITERNLAVTQHDLKLVQDRFGNGVGTILDLAQARAQVASTAAALPPLHNSESQLINAIGLLLAEPPRALTGELTPRKTQPPVPPQVPVGVPSELARRRPDIREAEARLHAATAEIGVATAAFYPDITLTGQMGTQTLSAADFFALPARQFANGPTLSVPLFEGGRLRGTLNLRKAQQKEAVLAFHQAVLNAWNEVDNTLTAYAQAQRQRVQTLEALMQDRQALTAAQQRYREGAVNFLEVDNAESAALASEAALAANQTTIETNLIALYRALGGGWEYAENPQNSDRKNI